One Fusarium poae strain DAOMC 252244 chromosome 4, whole genome shotgun sequence DNA window includes the following coding sequences:
- a CDS encoding hypothetical protein (TransMembrane:9 (i361-381o393-410i422-444o456-476i488-514o526-542i554-575o607-627i639-655o)~BUSCO:3419at5125): MFPSLLRRPRAGPRRIDRRQNTSASPSPGPARRRYTLERHATADFTEADDDDADFTHDEGLRRFRNNERRANNAGDEEAGDEDDNDDDEEYGMNEDGRQSGLPVLPLFSASHLDSLPVYSITHAIRIIISTRTETTLSWDQLRSPQVSQFLVKPMQQQIRAQHFNRATLYALMINCLQFSKEGARYPGNAGISSTRAKVCELLTLKLLKEYNTRELIDALAYDFYPLQGLPGSQLPTSPRKSPPANTLPLIASRTSTLEVAIRASAKHLLAHPLVVQQLEAIWSGAITFHSSADSLHREPPSINNRSSNSFIGKADDRTPLLGSSPQKDAYFTPPGRRTASLYDPRQASLLKLSRLRVPRYRSFLSTISLAVLIGLFLAVLAERSVQITGLELIFWFWSAGFMLDELVGFNEQGFELYIMSVWRVFDLGILLLLIVYYCMRAYGVFLVDPHHWNDLAYDVLAANAILLLPRIFSILDHYQYFSQLLIAFRLMAVDLVAVFILIGILCSGFFFFFTLTKNSFGASDVAYKIFQILMGFTPAAWEVWDAYNWLGRALLVLFLSICHFLVVTILITVLTNSFMAIASNANEEHQYLFAINTISMVKNDALFSYIAPSNIFAWLLMPLRYFMPLRHFVWLNRTVIKVTHFPVLFCIYLYERYWLAPSMYEPTDLVEHPNRERTRQISFMDPAGRAAIFSPSVRMREESVAGFQQDRALEEVFRRMPDPLTLRTQRRQERRKTQTAIRNWMDQHDDNEASPEATMPPWQRRSSVGLVRTSNLRRVSDVRSIASDPADLISNAGQPLRPSHYSRTRLVGEAEYKDQTDADGDDELVTNDEDEDDHNTNAAQSQVARSHRISEEADSYFAPNANSFGKLASSVSSSGKSKNLAPTPRPKRGAHNRTLSTNTILFNPQDFKQVSKASSLSPPPGQQRPRTSGRPATGEKTPRRSSPRRTIYVTNTKPRPAMPARGMTEAGAVSRSALLSIEPRNRPKDVRRLSSVDLSAISDHVGGDPIGAMPGSFQTQMAMAMMKDNHLRGVGGNDSGDRDRMGRLVLARMKTLEESFADVIKEMRDLKKSSTVPTTRRNSSGDEDTSAQMIEVAGRDRLRKYTMENNQRKVASKRPVSRRSFKEAKPGWDTKGKGKEVAYESDDEAETDDSLFQKGGSL; this comes from the exons ATGTTCCCCTCTCTACTGCGACGCCCCAGGGCTGGCCCCCGTCGAATCGATCGTCGCCAGAACACAAGtgcttctccctctccagGCCCTGCGAGACGACGCTACACCTTGGAACGACATGCAACGGCTGATTTCACCGAAgccgacgacgacgatgctgACTTTACTCACGACGAAGGCTTGAGGCGGTTCCGGAACAATGAACGGCGTGCGAATAATGCCGGCGATGAAGAGGCGGGGGATGAAGACGAcaatgacgacgacgaagaatATGGAATGAATGAGGATGGACGACAGAGCGGTCTCCCTGTTCTACCTTTGTTTTCTGCCTCTCATTTGG ACTCTCTACCAGTGTATAGCATAACACATGCCATCCGAATTATCATTTCAACACGAACCGAGACGACTCTATCATGGGACCAGCTTCGGTCACCTCAAGTCTCCCAATTCCTCGTCAAACCCATGCAGCAACAGATTCGCGCTCAGCACTTCAACCGCGCCACCTTGTATGCTCTTATGATCAACTGTCTTCAGTTTAGCAAAGAGGGTGCACGCTACCCAGGCAATGCAGGCATAAGCAGCACTCGTGCCAAGGTTTGCGAACTGCTTACTCTCAAACTCTTGAAAGAGTACAACACTCGTGAGCTCATTGATGCCCTGGCCTATGACTTTTACCCACTTCAAGGCCTTCCCGGATCCCAATTGCCTACTTCTCCACGAAAGTCACCACCAGCTAATACGCTGCCATTGATTGCGTCTCGGACATCAACTCTTGAGGTTGCGATCCGAGCCTCAGCCAAACATTTGCTTGCGCACCCCCTGGTCGTCCAACAACTCGAAGCTATTTGGAGTGGCGCGATCACTTTCCACTCCTCTGCAGACAGCCTGCATCGCGAGCCCCCATCAATCAATAACCGCAGTTCAAACAGCTTCATAGGGAAAGCAGATGACCGAACACCGCTACTTGGGTCGTCCCCTCAGAAGGATGCTTATTTCACTCCACCGGGGCGCCGTACGGCGTCGCTCTACGATCCTCGACAAGCGTCTCTTCTGAAGCTCTCCCGGCTCCGAGTCCCCCGATACAGGTCCTTTCTTTCGACAATCTCTCTTGCGGTCTTGATTGGACTGTTCCTTGCCGTTCTTGCTGAGCGCTCAGTTCAGATCACGGGTTTGGAATTAATCTTCTGGTTCTGGAGTGCTGGCTTCATGCTAGACGAGCTCGTTGGTTTCAACGAGCAGGGATTTGAGCTCTACATAATGAGCGTTTGGAGAGTATTTGATCTTGGTATCCTGCTGTTGCTTATCGTTTATTACTGTATGCGAGCATATGGTGTTTTTCTGGTCGATCCTCACCACTGGAACGATCTGGCGTATGATGTTCTCGCAGCCAATGCGATTCTACTCCTGCCGCGTATCTTCAGCATTCTGGACCACTACCAATACTTTTCGCAGCTGCTCATTGCTTTTCGACTAATGGCCGTTGATCTTGTTGCGGTGTTCATTCTCATTGGTATCCTTTGCAGCGgatttttcttcttcttcacattGACGAAGAACTCATTCGGGGCGAGTGATGTTGCCTATAAGATTTTCCAGATCCTTATGGGTTTCACTCCTGCAGCCTGGGAAGT ATGGGATGCGTACAACTGGTTGGGGAGAGCCTTGTTGGTTTTGTTCCTGAGCATCTGTCATTTCCTTGTCGT GACCATCTTGATTACTGTCTTGACCAATAGCTTCATGGCTATTGCGAGTAATGCAAACGAAGAGCACCA GTACTTGTTCGCGATCAACACCATCTCCATGGTGAAAAATGACGCGCTGTTCTCGTATATTGCTCCTAGCAATATCTTTGCGTGGCTCCTCATGCCTCTTCGGTATTTTATGCCATTACGGCACTTCGTTTGGCTGAACCGGACAGTTATCAAAGTTACACATTTTCCTGTGCTATTTTGCATATACTTGTACGAGAGATACTGGCTTGCGCCATCCATGTACGAGCCTACCGATTTGGTGGAACACCCAAACCGCGAGCGAACTCGACAAATTTCCTTCATGGATCCCGCAGGCCGAGCCGCCATCTTTAGTCCGAGCGTTAGGATGCGCGAAGAGTCGGTGGCTGGCTTCCAACAAGATCGAGCCCTGGAGGAAGTATTCCGGCGCATGCCTGATCCTCTGACATTGAGAACACAGAGGCGCCAAGAGAGACGGAAAACACAGACAGCAATCCGTAACTGGATGGACCAGCATGACGACAATGAAGCTTCTCCGGAGGCTACAATGCCTCCTTGGCAACGAAGATCGAGCGTGGGTCTTGTTCGAACCAGTAATTTGAGGCGTGTCTCGGATGTCAGGTCGATAGCAAGTGATCCTGCTGATCTGATTTCCAATGCCGGACAGCCTCTCCGGCCATCACATTACTCCAGAACTCGCCTGGTTGGCGAAGCTGAGTACAAAGACCAGACAGATGCGGATGGAGATGATGAACTTGTGACAaatgacgaagacgaagacgaccaTAACACAAACGCTGCTCAAAGCCAAGTTGCCAGGAGCCATCGGATTAGTGAGGAAGCTGACAGCTACTTTGCACCAAATGCGAACAGCTTTGGAAAATTAGCATCGTCCGTGAGCTCATCAGGCAAGAGCAAAAACTTGGCACCAACTCCTCGGCCTAAACGAGGTGCGCACAATCGAACTCTTTCCACCAACACCATACTTTTCAACCCTCAGGACTTCAAGCAAGTGTCAAAAGCGTCTTCGCTTTCGCCTCCTCCCGGCCAACAGCGCCCGCGCACCAGTGGGCGTCCGGCAACGGGAGAAAAGACCCCGAGACGCAGCTCACCCCGCCGTACTATATACGTGACCAACACCAAGCCTCGACCGGCCATGCCAGCACGAGGCATGACCGAGGCCGGTGCTGTCAGTCGATCGGCCCTTCTTAGCATTGAGCCACGGAACCGACCCAAGGACGTCCGGAGGTTATCTTCTGTTGACTTGAGTGCTATTTCTGACCATGTTGGAGGGGATCCCATTGGAGCTATGCCAGGCAGTTTCCAGACGCAaatggccatggccatgatgaaggacAACCATCTGCGGGGGGTCGGTGGTAACGACTCCGGTGACCGCGACAGAATGGGAAGGCTAGTGTTGGCAAGAATGAAGACGCTGGAGGAGAGTTTCGCAGATGTAATCAAGGAAATGCGCGACTTAAAGAAGTCATCAACAGTTCCTACTACGCGACGCAACTCCTCCGGGGACGAGGACACCTCGGCGCAGATGATCGAAGTGGCAGGGCGAGACCGGCTAAGGAAGTATACTATGGAGAACAATCAACGCAAGGTGGCGTCTAAGCGGCCAGTCAGCCGGCGAAGTTTCAAGGAAGCCAAGCCGGGCTGGGATACCAAGGGGAAGGGGAAGGAAGTGGCATACGAGTCTGATGACGAAGCTGAAACGGACGACAGCTTGTTTCAAAAGGGGGGCTCACTGTAG